One Thiocapsa sp. genomic window, CTCGAGGATCTGGCTGGTCGCCAAATAGTTGGCTCGTTTATCGATCGCACGGAGCGCAACCAGACCCCAGTAGGTATGGTCCCTATCGATCGCAAATACGGGATCGAGGTTGAACAAGGGGTCGGTGAAAAGATCGCCGACATCGCCGAAGGCGTCGCGCACGCTGCTCGGTCCCAGGAGCGGCAACATAATGAAGGCACCCGAGTCGAGCCCCCAATAGCCGAGCGTCTGACCGAAATCCTCCTTGTAGCTCGGTAGGCCGACGTTGGTCGCAACGTCCACGAAACCCAGCACGCCGACCGTCGAGTTGATGAAGAGCCGCCCGACATCGCTGCCGGCACGCGACATCTTGAACTGCAGCACGTTGTTGACCAGGGAGGTGACGTCGGCGAGATTGCCGAAAAAGTTGGTCACGCCACGTTCGACCGGATCCGGCGTGATGGCCTGATAGCCTTTCGCGATCGGCTGGAGAAACGCCTTGTCGAGATCGGTATTGAACCGGAAGACGGCCCGATTGAAGGGCTCCAGGGGGTCGCGGGGCTCCGAGATCCGGCTCGGCGAGGAGGTACAGCCCGCGCCGAGCAGCAGGATGGCCAAGATCCCCAGCCAAGTCAGTTGTCGAAAGGCGTTCAAATCACGGTCCTTCATGCGTAGCACATCTCTCGCGACACGTTGCGCAAATGCTATCACAGCCGGTGCCTCGCTCGGTCCGTGCCCGGGCGCTTCAGAAGACAACCCTGACGCCATGGTCGCGCCGTCGCAGCAGTGCAACGACGCCCTGATCGCCGGGAAGATGCAGGGCGCCGATCGCGATGAACCAGCCGCCCTCGGCGAGGAGAGGCACCATGCGTTCCACCATGCGGCGGTTGCGTGAATCGATGACCACCTCTTGGAAGTGTGCGGCAAGACGGGGGTCGCTTTCCGCGAGGTGCTGTTCACTCAGGTGTTGCAGCTGATCGACATCGCGCTCGATGTAGGCGGCGATCAGTGCCTCGAAAACGAGCGGCAGTTGCTCGCGCGACGCCAGCGTCTCGCGCAACAGCGTGATCTGATCGGCCTCGGAGAGATCGTCGAAGACGGCGAGCTGCTCGGTCATGGTTTCCAGACCCTCGACCCGCTTGCCGTCCGCGACCGCTCGATGAAAGAGCAGGATGTCCAGGAACTCGCCTGTCTCGGAGGGCGGACTGCTGAGCAGGGTCACGACGGACCAAGGCTTGAGGTCCTTGAACGCCTCCTCGGGCATCCCGACCTGCGCGAGCGCATCGGCGGTCTCCAGGTAGAGGTCTGCGGGCAGAACGTCGCGCAGCAGGCGTCCGTCGGTATAGGACATGGTCACCATCGCGCGGATGATGGCGGAGGCATCCGGGACCATCTCGAGGGCGATGCTCGGGCTCGCATCGAAGGCCTCGCGCACCGGCGCGGGCAGCTTCACCCGAACGTCCTCGCTGTGGATCGTGCCGAAGAGATAGCTCGGCGGGGCGCCTGTCGGGGGGCGGATCTCGTAGAGGAGGCCGCGTGTCGCGGCGGACCCGGCGGGTGCGTCGACGGTCGTCGAGGGTTCGGCCCAAGCACCAGTGGCCAAAACACAAGTGACTGCCGCGAGCCATGCGGCGAGAAGGGCTCGGACGATCATCGTATGCTCCGCCGGGTGTGGCCAACTGAACGATCGGCTCCGGGAGCCTCTTTCACGCCTGTCCTGCCCGGACCGGCCGTTAAACTCGACCCCGGCGCCGCGCCGTCACGATCACTGTGTTTGGCATTCATCCGCGCGCCACTTATGCTGTCGCCATGAACCAAGAACCCAGAACGAGAGAAGGGATCGCCGCGCGCTTTCGCGGCTTTCTGCCGGTGGTGGTCGATGTCGAAACGGCCGGTTTCGACGCTCAGCGGCATGCCCTGCTGGAGATCGCCGCCGTCATCATCCGAATGCTTCCCGACGGTCGCCTCGAGCCGGCTGCGCCGATCGCCTGCCACGTGCTGCCCTTCGTCGGCTCGGAGATCGACCCGAGCGCACTGGCCTTCAACCGCATCGATCCCGACCACCCCTTCCGGGACGCGATTTCCGAATGGGATGCCCTGACGCGCATCCTCACGCCGATCCGCAAGGCCGTCAAATCGACCGGGTGCAATCGGGCGATCCTGGTCGGGCATAACGCCCATTTCGACCTCGGCTTCGTGAAGGCAGCCGTCGAGCGAACCGGTTTCAAGCGCAACCCGTTCCACGCCTTCAGCGTCTTCGACACCGTGACCTTGGCCGGCCTGATGTTCGGCCAGACCGTGTTGGCCCGTTCGGCGAAAGAAGCGGGTCTGGGCTGGCAGAGCAGCGAGGCCCACTCGGCGATCTACGACGTCGAGCAGACCGCGCGTCTGTTTTGCACCGTCGTGAATCGCTGGCGCGAGCTCGACCCGGTACGGGTTTGGGAAGAGAAGGAGCCGATCTGAACCCGCGCAAAGACGATCGGGGAGCGAATCGAGCCGACCCCCGCCTCCGACCGCTCAGGCCTGCTTGGCAGCCGCCTCTTCCATCATGGTCTTGAGCTGGCCGCCCGCGTGCAGCTCCAGCGTGATGTCGCAGCCGCCGACCAGCTCGCCGTCGATGTAGATCTGGGGGAAGGTCGGCCAGTCGGCATAGCGCGGCAGATTCTCGAAGATCTCGGGATCTTGGAGGACGTTTACATAGGCAAAGGGGACGCCGCACTCCTGCAGCGCGGCCGATGCCCGCATCGAGAAGCCGCACTGAGGAAACTGGGGTGTCCCCTTCATGTAGATCACGACCGGGTTGGTCTTCACCTGCTCGCCGATTCGCTCCAAGACATCCATCGTTGACCTCTATCTCGTGTTGGGACCGATCCGACAAGGTTCGGGACGGTGAGGCACTTTTCAAGCTACCCCGAAAGGGGAGTGGTCATGTCTCCCGGTCGGGTGCTTGTCATTCCCGGCGCTGTCGAGCGTTCAGCCGAATGTGTCGACGTTGCGCTGCAACCAAAGCTCCAGCAGTGCGAGATGCCACAGTTTGTTGCCCTGGATGCGGGTGTGGTGCATGTCCGGTGCGGCGAGCAGCTGATCCAGATAGGTCTGCCGATAGAGGCCGCGCTCGCGGCTCGCGCGCGATGCGAGGACGTCGCGCATCAGCTCGAGGAAGGGGCCGCGCACATACTTGAGTGCCGGCATCGGGAAGTAGCCTTTGGGTCGGTCGATGACGGCATCCGGGAGGAGTCCGCGGGCCATCGCCTTCAGCGGATATTTTCCGCCCTCGCGCAGCTTGAGCTCGGGCGGGCAGCGCGCCGCCAGCTCGACCAGGTGGTGATCCAGAAAAGGCACCCGTGCCTCCAGACCCCAGGCCATCGTCATATTGTCCACCCGTTTGACCGGGTCGTCGACGATCAGGGTCGTCGCGTCCAGACGTAGGACCGCGTCCAGCAGCTCATCCGCGTCGGGCTCGGCCAGGCGCTCGGCGATCAGCGCGGAGGTGTGATCCTCGCCTGCATAGGCGTCGGTGATCATGCGCAGGTATTCGTCGTGATCGCGGTCGAAGTAGTGCTTCGCGAAGCGTTCGACCGGCGAACCCTCGCGCTCGGCGGCGATGCGCGAATACCAGAAATAGCCGCCGAAGACCTCGTCCGCACCCTGTCCGGACTGCACCACCTTGACCTCGCGCGAGACCTGCTCGGCCAGGAGATAGAAGGCCACGGCGTCCTGACCGAACATCGGCTCGGTCATGGCGTCGATCGCCTCGGGCAGACGCTGCAGGACCTGCGCGTTGGGGACCAGAAAGCGATGATGCCGCGTGCCGTAACGCTCGACGACCAGATCGGAATACTGGAACTCGCTGCCGGCCTCTTCGGGCGTGTCCTCGAAGCCGACCGAAAAGGTCCGAAGATCCGACACGCCGGCCTCGGCGAGCAGCGCAACGAGTAGGCTTGAATCCAGCCCGCCCGAGAGCAGCACGCCCACCGGCACATCGGCGACCTCGCTGCGGATCTTGACGGCGTGGCGAAGGGCGACGTGAATCGCCTCCAGCCAGTCGGCCTCGCTCCGGGGCTCGGCCGGGCGCGTCGCATCCAGACGCCAATAGGTGCCTTCGGTCCTGCGGCCACGCGCGTCGAACCGCAGCCAGTGTCCGGGCGTGAGCTTACGCACCCCGCGCAGGATGGTGCGCGGCGCGGGGACCACGGCATGCAGGGTAAAGAGATGATGCAGTGCGACCGGGTCGATCGCCGTATCCACCCCGCCGCCGGCCAGAAGCGCCTGCGTGCTGGAGGCGAACCGCAGCGTTCCGCCTTGTTCTGACCAGTAGAGCGGTTTGATCCCGAAGCGGTCGCGCGCGAGAAAGAGCACCTGCTGATTGGCGTCCCAGACGGCAAAGGCGAACATGCCGTGCAGGCGCGCACAGCAGTCGGTTCCCCAGGCGTGCCAGGCCTTGAGGATGACCTCGCTGTCGCCCTCGGAGAAGAAGCGGTAACCGCGCTCTTCCAGCTCGCGACGCAGCGCCCGGTAGTTGTAGATGGTCCCGTTGAAGACCAGCGCGAGACCCAGCTCGGCGTCGACCATCGGCTGATTGGAGCGCACCGAGAGGTCGATGATCGAGAGCCGTCGATGCCCGAAGCCGAGCGCCCCGTCGCTGTAGCTCCCGCCATGGTCCGGCCCGCGCCGCACCAGCTCGCCCATCATGGCCTGGATGGTCTCCAGGTCGGCCGGGGCGCCGTCGAGCCTCAATTCACCGCAGATACCGCACATCGGACCGCTCCCGTCGGGTCGGGATCGCTCGGCGGCGATCCCGTGTTGTGATCCTGGATTTGAACCGCAAAGGCGCGAAGGACGCAAAGGAAATCAATAGCGCCTTATCCTTCCGGCTCCGGCTCGGGCCCCCAACCACCGCCGCCGGGTGTCTCCACGGCGAGGCGATCTCCACGCTCGACATGCAGACTGACCTTGGGCGGCAGCTCTTCGCCCTTGAGCAGATTCCGACCGGAGCGGGCGGGGCCCCCGCCCGCGATTCCCCAAGGCGCGAACCGACGTCGCTCGGTGAGCAGCGTCACCTCCGCCGGTGCGAGAAAGGTCAGCTCGCGGATCAGACCCTCGCCGCCGGCGCGCGCCCCGTGTCCACCCGATCCGGACCGCAAGGCATACCGCGACACCCGCAACGGATAGCGCGCCTCCAGCACCTCGATCGGCGTATTGAGCGTGTTGGTCATGTGCGTCTGCACGCCAGACCAACCGCCGCCGCTCGCCCCTGCGCCCATGCCGCCGCCGATGGTTTCGTAGTAATCCCAGGCGGCGCCGGTCTCGGCGCTGCCGAGCGCCAGGTTGTTCATGCTGCCCTGACTGGCCGCCGGGATCCGATCCGGGATCGCTCGGGCCAGAGCACCGAGCACGACATCCACGACACGGCTGCTGGTCTCGACATTGCCCGCCGCCACCGCTGCCGGGCGCTGCGCGTTGAGCAAGCAACCGAGCGGCGCGGAGAGATCGATTGAGCGGAAGGTGCCGGCGCACGCGGGCGTTTGAGGCGGCATCAGACAACGAAAGACATAGAAGACGGCGGCCGCGGCGACCGAGAGCGGGCAATTGATGTTGCCGGCGACCTGGCCCGCGGTGCCCGCAAAATCGACATGGATCCGCTCGGGCGTTACCTCGAGGGTCACCCGGATCGGGATCGCCTCGGTCCCCTGACCGTCGTCATCCATCAGGTCTTCGAAGGCGTAGCGTCCCGGCGGGATCGTGCCGAGCGCAGAGCGCGCGAGGCGTTCGGCGTAGTCGTCGAGTGCGCGGATTGCCGACACGTAGGCCGACACGCCAAGACTGTCGATCAGACCGCGCAGTCGGGTCAACCCGGCGCGATTGGCACCGATCTGGGCGAAAAAATCGCCACGCGCATCGTCCGGGTTGCGCGTCGCATCGAGAATGTGTGTCAGCAGCGGCTGGTCGATCTCGCCTGCTCTGACCAACCGCACGGGCGGGATGATCAGCCCCTCCTCGTCGAGTGTGCACGAGACCGGCATCGACCCCGGCACGCTCGCCCCGATGTCGGCATGATGCGCGCGGTTCGCGACGAAGGCGACCAGTCGGCCCTCCGCGAAGAGCGGGGCCACCAGCGTCACGTCCGGCAGATGGGTCCCGCCGAGGAAGGGATCGTTGAGAACGACCATGTCGCCGTCGGCCCAGTCGAGCGCACCGACGATGTCCGCCATCGCGTAGGCCATGCTCCCGAGGTGAACCGGGATGTGGGCGGCCTGGGCGCTGAGGTTCCCGTCGCGATCGAAGACCGCGCACGAGAAGTCGAGCCGATCGCGGATGTTGGTGGAGAAGGCCGCTTGGCGCAGAACCACGCCCATCTCCTCGCAGACCGACTCGAGCCGGCTGGCGAAAAGTCCCAGTTCGATGGCATTCATACTGTCGGAACCTCCGGCCTCTCGCACGCAGAGGCGTTCCCGCGACCGCGTCGTCTCCCGAAAGTTTCGCATCTCGCGCTCGGGCACCGCAGCCACGGGTTGAGATACCCGATCGCGGGCCAACATTCCGGGTGACCGTCGACCACTGCAGAATTCAACCTTCGAGGAGGCTTGACCATGGCCCATGAACTCCCGGCGTTACCCTACGAAAAGAATGCACTCGAGCCCGTGATCTCCGCCGAGACCATCGACTACCACTACGGCAAGCATCACCAGACCTACGTCAACAACCTCAACAACCTGGTTCCCGGCACCGAATTCGAGACCATGAGTCTCGAAGAGATCATCATGAAATCCTCGGGCGGATTGTTCAACAACGCCGCCCAAGTCTGGAACCACACCTTCTACTGGAACTGTCTCAGCCCGGACGGCGGCGGCGCTCCGACCGGCGCACTTTCAGACGCCATCACCGACAAGTTCGGCTCGTTCGACGAATTCAAAAAGCAGTTCTCCCAAGCTGCCGCCACCAACTTCGGCTCCGGCTGGACCTGGCTGGTGAAGAACGCCGACGGCTCCATCGAGATCCACAACACCTCCAACGCCGGCACCCCCATGACCGAGGGCAAGACCGCGCTGATGACCGTCGACGTCTGGGAGCACGCCTACTACGTCGACTATCGCAACGCCCGTCCGAAATACCTCGAAGCGATCTGGGAGAAGATCAACTGGGAGTTTGTCGCCGCCAACTTCGCCGGTTGAAAGAGCGGTTGCGTCTTCATGATCGAGTCCCGAACGGAGTCGTCAAGACCATTTTCGGGAGTCTGCATGTCGATCGCACTGCACGGCCTGGAGGGGCTGTAGGGGCGGCTTAAGTCGCCCCTACCTGTTGGCGTTGATTCTCCGGAAATCGAGCTGGCCTGGCGCCTCTCCGCGCCTACTCCGGCCCAGGTGCCACATGCGTCGCCTGCGGGCCGATTAGATTGTCCACCCCGTCGTCAGAAATCGCTTTCGCGCGTCCGTATCCAGCACCCGAGAGCAGCTTTCCCAATCGACCTTTTCGACCCGGTGATACCGCAGCTCGAACGGATGCTGCTTGGGAACCGCGTCGATGGTCCGCTTCGCCCGATCGATCTCACCGAGTGCAATGTCGATCCAGACATCCTCCAGGATGTCCGGGATCTGTCCGAACAGGTTGGCGATGTTCTCCAACCGCTCCGAAAGCAGCGCATGGACGCGATCCTCGACGGACCCGGCATAGCGCATGTTGTAGACATCCACGGTGTCGCGGAGCTGACCGATGCGCTGGATGCGGCCTTTGCGCTGCTCCAGACGCGACGGATTCCAGGGCAGGTCCAGGTTGATCAGGGTTCCGAGCCGCTGCAGATTGAGGCCCTCGGAGGCCGCGTCGGTGCCGATCAGCACGCGGATCTCGCCGGTGCGCACGCGCTCCTTGATCAGCTCACGCGCGGCAGCGGTGAAGACACCTTTGTGCATGATCCCGGAACGCCGAGCGCCCGCGTAAATGCCGATCTCTTCCTCGGGGATCTCCGCGGTGAGCTGGTTGGCGAGCCAGATGACCGAATCGAAATACTGGCTGAAGATGATGCAGCCGAGCTCGCGCCAGCCCTGCTCGAGTAGCAGCGAACGCACGATCCGGTATTTGGGGTCGCGTTCCTGGTTTGCCTCCAATGCCTTGAGGAATCGCTGCAAGAGGGCGCGCTCGGCCGACGTCAGGGTGCGTAACTGACTCAGCGTGTCCTCGTCGTCTTCATCCTCGTCCAGCGTGGCCCACTCGGTCAGGAGCTTCTCAACGGTGCGGCGTCCGGCCTCGATCGTGCTGCCGACACGCCGCAGCAGGAGGGTGCGAAAGAAACCGGCGTTGGCCCGTTCGGCGAGCAGTCCGCAGAATGCTTCGGCAAGGTGATAGGCATCTTCGAGGAAGGGCGGCAAGGCGATGGCGTCCTCGTCGCGCTCGCCATGCAGTCGGACCTCGACCGGCTTCAGGAAGGGTTCGCCCGATTCCGGATCGATAGTGGTTTCCAGGTACTCGCGGGTCCGCAGCACGATATGCCGGATGAAGGGATTGGACTGCTCGAGGAAGCGTGGGAAGAGACGCCGGACCCGCGCGCGGTCCGGCGGGCGTAACCGATCGAAGCTGCCTCCGGTCGCCATGAGGTCGGCATCGGAGAGACGCAGCGCCCGGCGCAGCGCACTGTAGTCCGGTCCCTCGGCTGCGGGCGGCAGTGGGTTGCGCATCCAGGCCCACCGATCGGCATCCTCGGTCGGCGGCTCCTCGCGACCCAACAGCAGCCCCAAGGCATGGCGCGGTTGACGCCATGGGCTGCCGTAGCCGCCCAAGACCGCGTCGGACCCGCGCGCGAGTGCATCCAACAGGTCCCACGCCTCGATGGGATGGATCTGCACCGGTGTCGCGGTCGCCAGCAGCAGACTGCGCGTGCGTGGCGAGATGTCCCAGAGAAAGCGCAGCAGGTTATTCGGCTCGGCCGGATCGTATTCCTTGCCAGGCCCCAGGTTGCGCCGCCGCGCGCGGTGCGCCTCGTCGAGGATTACGCACGCGTATCTGCCGTTGAGGAGCCAGTCCCGGATCTCCGAGCCCGCGACGATGAGGCCGGTGGAGACGATACCGACACGCCGCGGACACTTGCGGATGGATTCCGGGCCGGCGCTCGGATACTCGATGCCGTTCTCGTCCACCCAGCCGCGCCCGTCCCAGACCGCCGAGGGCATGTCGAGCAGCGTGTTCAGCTCACCCTGCCACTGCCAGATGAGTGGCTTCGGCGCCAGGATCAACACCGGCTTGTCGCCGACCAGAGCCATGAGCTGGGCCGCCATGGCGAGTTGGATGGTCTTGCCGAGCCCGACCTGGTCCGCCAGGACAAAGCGCGCGCCGTGAGCGCCCCTATGCGCGTCGAAGGCGATCTTCACGAAGTGCTTCTGATGCTCCCAAAGCCCGACCTCCTTGCGATAGACCGGCGACTCGATCACGGCGGCCGCCGGATCGGGCTGGCCACGCCAATCGTCAAGGTCCGGAATGACCGAGCGCACCGCGAGCCGCTGGATATCCTGCACCACCGCATCGGCCAGCTCGACCGCAAAGGGCGAATGCCAGAGGCTGTCGAACTCCTCCCGCACCCAGGCCACCGCGTCCTCGGAGTCATCCTCCCACAGCAGCTCGTAGTTCAGACGCCAGGCCGTGAGCGACTCGTTGACGCTGCCGAGAAAGGCGGTGCGTCTCCCGTCCGCCAAGGTGATCACGCCGGCCTTGCCGTGGATCAGTCCGAAGATCGCATCGGGAAGCACCCTGACCTGCAGCTTGCCGCTGGCGAGGAAGTCATAAAGACGCTGCAACCGGGGTTTCGCCGCGTCCGGCAGGCGCTCCGGCTGTGCATCGCACCACTCCCGACGCATCGCGGCCTGGGCGGCCTTCTTCGCCGTCTCGATGTCCTTCGGAGCGATGATCGAGTTGCAGACCAGGCGGACCGGGCCGGAGACGGACTCCAGCTCCTCGCCCGCGACCTCCATGATCGATGACGAGAAAAAGCCGGCGATGCGGTCGTAGCCCCGCGCGCCGCGCAGACGCTTTGCAAGAAAGCTGTGATCGAGCCGAATGCGGCGAGACGAGAAGCGGTTGATCATGGCCTCGGGTTAGCGCCGTTGCTGTCGCGGGACTCAACCAGAAGACGCGCCGTTCAGGCTAAGCGCGGAATGAGGTGGTCGGTCTGACGGGCGGCATCGTCCAGGGCCGCTGCGATGTCCTCCGCCTCAAGGTAGGGATAGTCCTCCAGGATCTCCGACGGAGACGCCCCGGCGGCCAGCATACCGAGGATGTCCGACACGCGAATCCGCATGCCCCTGATACAGGGTCGGCCGCCGCAAACACTTGGGGCGATCGTGATTTTCGGCAGTGCCTTCATCGACTCTTCTCGGATGTGCAGGATTGGGGCGACATCATGTCGTAGGATGCATCAAAAGGAGGTCGAGCACTATGAGCGACAACAACAGTCTCAAGACGCTGCCCGCACTCACGAGCGACGAGGACGCGGAGCGATTCCTCGACGAAGCCGATCTGACCGAGTATGACCTGAGCGATTTCAAATCTGCCGGGTTCGAATTCGAGAAGAAGTCGGCGTGGGTGAACATATGCCTGCCGGGGCCACTCTTGGATGCGGTCAAGGCACGCGCGCAGGCTCGCGGCATGCCGTATCAGCATTTCATCCGCGAGGCGATCGAACGCGCGTTGGATCACCGGGAGTCTTGAACAAGGCGCGCTCATTAACATCTTTCTAATCAGGATCCCAGAAGTTCCTCCGGCGTAATGCCGACCGACTTAGCAATCTCTTGCATCTTCTCCAGGGCCTCCTTCGTCTGCCGCACCCGCCGTTGCGCGAGCTCCTGCTGGATCTTGGGCACCAGTGCTTCGAGTGCCTTGTCGGAGAGCGTGGAGAGGTCGATCCCGCCCTGCTTGGAATCTGTAGCACTACCGGCATCGTTCACGTCGATGTCCTCTTTCTTGTGTCGTACGGTATCCTTTACTGCGGACACTCGCGCGGTGCGTTGCGTGTTTCAGGGTCTCATGGTATGAATAAGTCATACCACGCAGACGCCGCCTAAACATCGCCAGAACGTCCTTACCCATCACGTACTCGTCATGCCTACCGTCGAAAAGATCACCATCGCACTCACCAAAGAGATCGCCGACAATGTCCGCGCTGCGGTCGACGCCGGCGATTATGCCTCCACGAGCGAGGTCATTCGCGAGGCTCTGCGCGACTGGCAACTCAAGCGCACGTCGCAACAGGAGCAGGTCGAACACCTACGCCGTTTGTGGCAGGCGGGGCTCGCTAGCGGTTCGGCCGGCCGGCTCGATATGGCCGAAATCAAACGCGAGGCACGCAAGGTCAAAGCCTCGCGCTGAACCGCTCGCAAGATTGCACAGCCATGCACGATGTCACCATCAGCAACCAGGCACGAGAGGATCTCATCGCTATTTGGGAGTACGTCGCCGACAACAACCCGTCCGCCGCCGATCGCCTGCTCGACATGCTCGATGCGCGGATCGACCGCCTTGCCGATCATCCCTTCCTCGGCCCTGCGCGACCGGACATCGCCCGCGACTTCCGCTATCTCGTCTGCGACAACTACCTCATCCTCTACCGAGCTCTCGCCGATGCGGTCGAGATCGTCCGTGTCCTCCACGGCGCGCGAAACCTAACGGCGATTTTCACGGACATCGACCCCCTGCCCTGACCAAGCCATCAGAATCCCTCGCCGGCGAAGACTCGGACGCACCTTTCGCGCCACCTGATTAGCAAGGAACGTCAGCCACGCGCCGGATCCACGATTCGGGGCGGGGACCGCAAGCCGTCGCTGTCACCAGCAGGCGGATCGGCAGGGCGCGCAGATCGAAGCGGCGATTAAACCGATAGGCGATCGTGCCGAGGTAGCGCTCGGCGTATTCTCCGAAATCGAAGCTGTGGTATGCCCCGCTGAAGCGGGTCTTGAGATTGCCCAGGACGGTGTTGATCCAGTGGAACATGGGCAACTCCTTGGGTTTGCGCGTCCCGACGACGGTCGGTTGGTGGGTGCAGCCGATGTCGGTGACGCCGGCGAAGCAGGCCAGGCCATCGGAGACGACGGTGCTGGTGGGGGCGAGGTTCGCGCCCGCCCACTGAGCGATGGCGGCGCGGGTGAAGCCGGACACTGGAGTGAACTTGGCGCGCAGGGGATGACCTTGGTCATTGAGAGAGACCGCGCCGATGAAGGGAACTTTGTTCTCCGAACCCCGTCCCGCGGTGCCGCCGACCAGTTCGCCGCCGAGATAGGCGTCGTCGACCTGCACGGTTCCGCACAGCACGGTGGCGGCCTCGCGCTCGACCATCGCCTGCATCAGCTTGTGATGGATCAGCCAGGCGGTTGGATAGCCGACCCCGAGATCGCGCTTCAGCGCCAGGGCCGACAGGCCGGTCTTGGCCTCACCGATGAGATCAATGGCCAGGAACCAGACGGTCAGTCTCAGTTTGGTAGCCTCGAACAGCGTCCCGGCGATCAGCGAGGTCTGGTGATGGCAGGCATTGCACTGGAAGGTCTTGCGGGGGCTGCCGTGCAGCACGCAGTTCGCCGCCCCGCCGCAGCTCGGACAGCGAAACCCGTCCGGCCAGCGCATGCGCTCCAGCGCCGCCACGCACTGGGCCTCGGTGCCGAACTGTTGAAAATGCTCGAACAGCGACATCCCGGACTGGAATTGGATCCGATTCATGGCCATGGCAGACTCCGTGGGGTAGTGGACCTGGGAGCAGTTTGCGCCGGCCGGTGGCTCATTCCGTGAGCCTGGCGGAAGATTCTTTCTAATCAGGTCCGGAATACGCCTTATTCCCCGCCGAGATCAAACATGGTCATTCGCCAAGGCCCCCGCAAGCAGGCGCGCGGCCTCGGCATCGCCCGCCCAGGGCGGCATCTGCAGGCGGCCCAGGAAGCCGATCATCTCGACGAGGATCTCGCGCTGGGTCCAATAGTCGCGGATCTCGGTCTTGAGATAGTTCAGACCGACCTTGGTGCTGTCTTGATCCGCCGACTG contains:
- a CDS encoding VacJ family lipoprotein, which translates into the protein MKDRDLNAFRQLTWLGILAILLLGAGCTSSPSRISEPRDPLEPFNRAVFRFNTDLDKAFLQPIAKGYQAITPDPVERGVTNFFGNLADVTSLVNNVLQFKMSRAGSDVGRLFINSTVGVLGFVDVATNVGLPSYKEDFGQTLGYWGLDSGAFIMLPLLGPSSVRDAFGDVGDLFTDPLFNLDPVFAIDRDHTYWGLVALRAIDKRANYLATSQILEDAAIDPYILLRDAYLQRRHYRVHDGNPPKIEGEEDFWDEIEFD
- a CDS encoding TraB/GumN family protein — its product is MIVRALLAAWLAAVTCVLATGAWAEPSTTVDAPAGSAATRGLLYEIRPPTGAPPSYLFGTIHSEDVRVKLPAPVREAFDASPSIALEMVPDASAIIRAMVTMSYTDGRLLRDVLPADLYLETADALAQVGMPEEAFKDLKPWSVVTLLSSPPSETGEFLDILLFHRAVADGKRVEGLETMTEQLAVFDDLSEADQITLLRETLASREQLPLVFEALIAAYIERDVDQLQHLSEQHLAESDPRLAAHFQEVVIDSRNRRMVERMVPLLAEGGWFIAIGALHLPGDQGVVALLRRRDHGVRVVF
- the rnt gene encoding ribonuclease T, with product MNQEPRTREGIAARFRGFLPVVVDVETAGFDAQRHALLEIAAVIIRMLPDGRLEPAAPIACHVLPFVGSEIDPSALAFNRIDPDHPFRDAISEWDALTRILTPIRKAVKSTGCNRAILVGHNAHFDLGFVKAAVERTGFKRNPFHAFSVFDTVTLAGLMFGQTVLARSAKEAGLGWQSSEAHSAIYDVEQTARLFCTVVNRWRELDPVRVWEEKEPI
- the grxD gene encoding Grx4 family monothiol glutaredoxin — translated: MDVLERIGEQVKTNPVVIYMKGTPQFPQCGFSMRASAALQECGVPFAYVNVLQDPEIFENLPRYADWPTFPQIYIDGELVGGCDITLELHAGGQLKTMMEEAAAKQA
- a CDS encoding N-acetylglutaminylglutamine amidotransferase → MCGICGELRLDGAPADLETIQAMMGELVRRGPDHGGSYSDGALGFGHRRLSIIDLSVRSNQPMVDAELGLALVFNGTIYNYRALRRELEERGYRFFSEGDSEVILKAWHAWGTDCCARLHGMFAFAVWDANQQVLFLARDRFGIKPLYWSEQGGTLRFASSTQALLAGGGVDTAIDPVALHHLFTLHAVVPAPRTILRGVRKLTPGHWLRFDARGRRTEGTYWRLDATRPAEPRSEADWLEAIHVALRHAVKIRSEVADVPVGVLLSGGLDSSLLVALLAEAGVSDLRTFSVGFEDTPEEAGSEFQYSDLVVERYGTRHHRFLVPNAQVLQRLPEAIDAMTEPMFGQDAVAFYLLAEQVSREVKVVQSGQGADEVFGGYFWYSRIAAEREGSPVERFAKHYFDRDHDEYLRMITDAYAGEDHTSALIAERLAEPDADELLDAVLRLDATTLIVDDPVKRVDNMTMAWGLEARVPFLDHHLVELAARCPPELKLREGGKYPLKAMARGLLPDAVIDRPKGYFPMPALKYVRGPFLELMRDVLASRASRERGLYRQTYLDQLLAAPDMHHTRIQGNKLWHLALLELWLQRNVDTFG
- a CDS encoding hydantoinase B/oxoprolinase family protein, with protein sequence MNAIELGLFASRLESVCEEMGVVLRQAAFSTNIRDRLDFSCAVFDRDGNLSAQAAHIPVHLGSMAYAMADIVGALDWADGDMVVLNDPFLGGTHLPDVTLVAPLFAEGRLVAFVANRAHHADIGASVPGSMPVSCTLDEEGLIIPPVRLVRAGEIDQPLLTHILDATRNPDDARGDFFAQIGANRAGLTRLRGLIDSLGVSAYVSAIRALDDYAERLARSALGTIPPGRYAFEDLMDDDGQGTEAIPIRVTLEVTPERIHVDFAGTAGQVAGNINCPLSVAAAAVFYVFRCLMPPQTPACAGTFRSIDLSAPLGCLLNAQRPAAVAAGNVETSSRVVDVVLGALARAIPDRIPAASQGSMNNLALGSAETGAAWDYYETIGGGMGAGASGGGWSGVQTHMTNTLNTPIEVLEARYPLRVSRYALRSGSGGHGARAGGEGLIRELTFLAPAEVTLLTERRRFAPWGIAGGGPARSGRNLLKGEELPPKVSLHVERGDRLAVETPGGGGWGPEPEPEG
- a CDS encoding Fe-Mn family superoxide dismutase produces the protein MAHELPALPYEKNALEPVISAETIDYHYGKHHQTYVNNLNNLVPGTEFETMSLEEIIMKSSGGLFNNAAQVWNHTFYWNCLSPDGGGAPTGALSDAITDKFGSFDEFKKQFSQAAATNFGSGWTWLVKNADGSIEIHNTSNAGTPMTEGKTALMTVDVWEHAYYVDYRNARPKYLEAIWEKINWEFVAANFAG